A window from Cydia pomonella isolate Wapato2018A chromosome 8, ilCydPomo1, whole genome shotgun sequence encodes these proteins:
- the LOC133520644 gene encoding striatin-interacting protein 1, translating into MMGTNGNGRRGGAKMPDVRRPMEEGDCVNDMESPELDFVYDDCDTQANEIAELYSYTEHPEFQLNVKAFEDIMEEFNLPPSWQRLSNKQQRTVVMKLLEHLDVAVTDIRMRASRCILYLAQGCWAEMQSDAEQAHWARINVMTLYDMGVFTAFVELLNLEIVKSSSAIASRKLAESLADSTNLRVILSVLYLITEYMRTEKDNPDSEFVHLVKNFKEELGTPFGDELLPVKLLSMVTHLCAGTTPHFPMKKVLLLLWKILLVYLGGSKELKERKSRLREKHGLDPITEDTLEIIKGMRASSPPPSAADMLENQNPVGRKMKLSENERALRRQTFMKQTSLDESDEQIFVDKEETGNGSEDYSMEFQSMPADSTQNPNQNPNCPYYMYFKQFESPPPPPPLPRSLPWQSKVRQKDIDMFLDNVRIKFVGYSLPGDRQTIDGLPQPIHEGIDILRKHMYTSLSELQIEREIEIARSPLTRGEKDVEETEVEILYRAMLPNLPQYMIALLKILLAAAPTSTAKAYTFNIMSDLLPEEMPMTVLQSLKLGIDVNRHKEIIVKAITAILLLLLKHFKLNHIYQFEFMSQHLVYANCMPLVLKFFNQNILSYVGAKNSIPIFDFPACVIGEQPELTKECLDIGDSSVPYSWRNVFSCINLLRILNKLTKWKNARIMMLVVFKSAPILKRTLKVRHALMQFYVLKLLKMQTKYLGRQWRKTNMKTISAIYSKVRHRLNDDWAFGNDVDVRPWDFQDEECALRVSVDRFNQRRYGSGGDIEIDLTPLDTDINSVLESNVELDEEFKENYELWLDQEVYNNEINWDILLTA; encoded by the coding sequence ATGATGGGCACGAATGGCAACGGACGTCGGGGAGGTGCCAAAATGCCCGACGTTCGTCGACCCATGGAAGAAGGCGATTGTGTCAACGATATGGAGAGCCCCGAGCTTGATTTTGTTTACGACGACTGCGATACACAAGCCAACGAGATAGCCGAGCTGTACAGTTACACTGAACACCCTGAGTTCCAGCTGAATGTCAAGGCGTTCGAAGATATTATGGAAGAGTTTAATCTACCGCCCAGTTGGCAGAGGTTGTCTAATAAGCAACAACGGACGGTTGTGATGAAGTTGTTAGAGCACCTGGATGTGGCAGTGACCGACATACGAATGCGGGCGTCTCGCTGTATCCTTTATTTGGCGCAGGGATGCTGGGCGGAGATGCAATCAGACGCCGAGCAAGCTCACTGGGCGCGCATAAACGTGATGACCCTATACGACATGGGAGTCTTCACGGCTTTTGTCGAACTTCTCAACCTCGAAATTGTGAAAAGCAGCTCTGCTATAGCTTCAAGGAAACTTGCAGAATCACTAGCAGACTCCACTAACCTCAGGGTGATCCTATCTGTTCTTTATTTAATCACTGAGTACATGAGAACTGAAAAAGATAATCCTGACTCTGAGTTTGTACATTTAGTAAAAAACTTTAAAGAAGAACTTGGAACACCTTTTGGTGATGAGTTATTACCTGTCAAACTGTTAAGTATGGTGACACATCTTTGTGCAGGCACAACACCACATTTTCCCATGAAGAAAGTTCTACTGTTATTGTGGAAAATACTGCTGGTGTACTTAGGAGGGTCCAAGGAGCTGAAAGAAAGGAAATCAAGGCTTAGAGAAAAGCATGGCTTAGACCCAATAACTGAAGACACCCTTGAAATAATTAAAGGTATGAGAGCAAGTTCTCCACCCCCAAGTGCTGCAGACATGCTTGAAAATCAAAATCCTGTTGGGAGAAAAATGAAACTATCTGAAAATGAACGGGCTCTGAGAAGGCAGACTTTCATGAAGCAAACTTCACTGGATGAATCTgatgaacaaatatttgtggACAAGGAAGAGACTGGCAATGGGTCTGAAGATTACTCTATGGAGTTCCAGTCTATGCCTGCAGATAGTACACAAAATCCAAATCAAAACCCAAACTGTCCATATTACATGTACTTCAAACAGTTTGAAAGTCCCCCACCACCCCCACCACTGCCTCGGAGTTTGCCATGGCAGTCAAAAGTCCGGCAGAAAGATATTGATATGTTTCTGGATAATGTCAGAATCAAATTTGTAGGTTACTCTTTGCCCGGGGACAGGCAAACAATTGATGGTCTCCCACAACCCATACATGAGGGAATAGATATACTAAGAAAGCACATGTACACTAGTTTGTCTGAACTTCAAATTGAAAGAGAAATTGAAATAGCCCGCAGTCCCCTAACAAGAGGTGAGAAAGATGTTGAAGAAACTGAAGTGGAAATACTGTATAGAGCCATGCTGCCGAACCTACCACAGTACATGATTGCACTGTTAAAGATACTCTTAGCAGCTGCACCAACCTCTACAGCTAAAGCTTACACTTTCAACATTATGTCAGATTTACTTCCTGAAGAAATGCCCATGACAGTCCTGCAATCTCTGAAACTTGGCATTGATGTCAACAGACACAAAGAGATCATTGTCAAAGCCATCACAGCTATATTACTCCTTCTACTCAAACACTTTAAGTTAAATCACATATATCAATTTGAATTTATGTCACAACATCTAGTCTATGCGAACTGTATGCCACTTGTTCTGAAGTTTTTCAATCAAAATATTCTGTCATATGTTGGAGCCAAGAATTCAATACCAATATTTGACTTCCCTGCTTGTGTGATTGGTGAGCAACCGGAGTTGACAAAAGAATGTTTGGATATTGGAGACTCCTCAGTTCCATATTCATGGAGAAATGTTTTCTCTTGCATCAATTTACTAAGAATTCTCAACAAGTTGACCAAGTGGAAAAATGCGAGAATAATGATGCTGGTTGTGTTCAAAAGTGCGCCCATTTTGAAACGAACCCTCAAGGTCAGGCATGCACTTATGCAGTTTTACGTGCTAAAATTGCTTAAAATGCAGACAAAATATTTGGGACGACAATGGAGGAAAACTAATATGAAAACCATCAGTGCCATTTATTCTAAAGTGAGACATAGGTTGAATGATGATTGGGCGTTTGGCAATGATGTAGATGTTCGGCCATGGGATTTCCAAGATGAAGAGTGTGCTTTAAGGGTCAGCGTGGATCGCTTTAATCAGAGGAGATATGGCTCTGGTGGAGACATTGAAATAGATCTTACACCTCTTGACACGGACATAAATAGTGTTCTGGAGTCTAATGTAGAATTGGACGAGGAGTTTAAAGAGAACTATGAACTGTGGCTGGATCAGGAAGtgtataataatgaaataaactgGGATATCCTTCTCACAGCCTGA
- the LOC133520645 gene encoding abl interactor 2 isoform X2, with amino-acid sequence MAELAALLQTEIPEGRNHLTDSHTNLERVAEYCEANYFQSENKRLALESTKNYTTQSLASVAYQINTLAYNFLQLLELQTMQLAEMEGQMNHIAQTVAIHKEKVARREIGVLTANKVTNRQYKIIAPANPEKPIKYVRKSIDYTALDDIGHGARWNSAGTPRARRSAAPAQPLPAPTTKPPTPPAARAQQPNTGTLGRGTLGKSSREYRTPPAVAPPQVPSHYAPNYPRRPPGYSTLPVAQPQVGMVHPNQHQSPSNYSQQDMHSSMPPPPSPLIGSDGEHSQHSMSLPGQRGSGSLGGRGGSVSPPLPPPPLDDELAHDAFGRQHHLNNKLGPQYTSAVPAIVPDEEDLPGWVPKNYIEKVVAIYDYYADKEDELSFQESAVIYVLKKNDDGWWEGVMDGVTGLFPGNYVEPCV; translated from the exons ATGGCTGAGTTAGCGGCTTTGCTGCAAACGGAGATTCCTGAGGGGCGCAACCACTTGACGGACAGCCACACTAACCTAGAGCGTGTGGCGGAGTACTGTGAAGCAAACTATTTTCAATCCGAAAATAAACGGCTTGCCTTGGAAAGCACGAAAAACTACACAACACAGTCCCTGGCTAGTGTAGCTtaccaaataaacacattagcTTACAACTTCCTGCAGTTATTGGAGCTGCAAACCATGCAACTGGCCGAAATGGAAGGGCAGATGAATCATATTGCCCAAACAGTGGCTATTCATAAAGAGAAGGTGGCTAGAAGGGAGATTGGAGTGCTAACTGCCAATAAAGTCACTAACAGACAGTATAAGATCATAGCCCCGGCTAATCCGGAGAAACCTATTAAGTATGTGAGGAAAAGCATTGATTACACAG ctTTGGACGACATCGGGCACGGCGCTCGCTGGAACAGCGCGGGcacgccgcgcgcgcgccgctcgGCCGCGCCGGCGCAGCCGCTGCCCGCGCCCACCACCAAGCCGCCAACGCCGCCCGCTGCTCGCGCGCAACAGCCCAACACTGGCACGCTGGGACGGGGTACACTCG GCAAATCGTCGCGCGAGTACCGCACGCCGCCCGCGGTGGCGCCGCCGCAGGTGCCCTCGCACTACGCTCCCAACtacccgcgccgcccgcccggATACTCGACATTGCCTGTCGCTCAACCACAG GTTGGCATGGTTCACCCGAACCAGCACCAGTCGCCTTCGAACTATTCTCAGCAGGACATGCATTCCAGTATGCCAC cgCCGCCGTCTCCACTGATCGGGTCCGATGGAGAACACAGTCAGCATTCAATGAGTCTTCCTGGACAA CGCGGGTCGGGCTCGctgggcgggcgcggcggctcggtgtcgccgccgctgccgccgccgccgctcgaCGACGAGCTCGCGCACGACGCCTTCGGCCGCCAGCACCACCTCAAC aataagCTTGGTCCACAGTACACGAGCGCCGTGCCCGCTATCGTGCCGGACGAGGAAGACTTGCCGGGCTGGGTGCCCAAGAACTACATCGAAAAAG TGGTGGCGATCTACGACTACTACGCGGACAAGGAGGACGAGCTCTCGTTCCAAGAGAGCGCCGTCATCTACGTGCTGAAGAAGAACGACGACGGCTGGTGGGAGGGCGTCATGGACGGCGTCACCGGCCTGTTCCCCGGCAACTACGTCGAGCCCTGCGTCTAA
- the LOC133520645 gene encoding abl interactor 1 isoform X1: protein MAELAALLQTEIPEGRNHLTDSHTNLERVAEYCEANYFQSENKRLALESTKNYTTQSLASVAYQINTLAYNFLQLLELQTMQLAEMEGQMNHIAQTVAIHKEKVARREIGVLTANKVTNRQYKIIAPANPEKPIKYVRKSIDYTALDDIGHGARWNSAGTPRARRSAAPAQPLPAPTTKPPTPPAARAQQPNTGTLGRGTLGKSSREYRTPPAVAPPQVPSHYAPNYPRRPPGYSTLPVAQPQVGMVHPNQHQSPSNYSQQDMHSSMPPPPSPLIGSDGEHSQHSMSLPGQRGSGSLGGRGGSVSPPLPPPPLDDELAHDAFGRQHHLNVRTHTMYTVVTCWPRSLQRGSGSLGGRGGSVSPPLPPPPLDDELAHDAFGRQHHLNVRTHTMYTVVTCWPRSLQRGSGSLGGRGGSVSPPLPPPPLDDELAHDAFGRQHHLNVRTHTMYTVVTCWPRSLQRGSGSLGGRGGSVSPPLPPPPLDDELAHDAFGRQHHLNVRTHTMYTVVTCWPRSLQRGSGSLGGRGGSVSPPLPPPPLDDELAHDAFGRQHHLNVRTHTMYTVVTCWPRSLQRGSGSLGGRHRCRRRCRRRRSTTSSRTTPSAASTTSTYVHTQCIL from the exons ATGGCTGAGTTAGCGGCTTTGCTGCAAACGGAGATTCCTGAGGGGCGCAACCACTTGACGGACAGCCACACTAACCTAGAGCGTGTGGCGGAGTACTGTGAAGCAAACTATTTTCAATCCGAAAATAAACGGCTTGCCTTGGAAAGCACGAAAAACTACACAACACAGTCCCTGGCTAGTGTAGCTtaccaaataaacacattagcTTACAACTTCCTGCAGTTATTGGAGCTGCAAACCATGCAACTGGCCGAAATGGAAGGGCAGATGAATCATATTGCCCAAACAGTGGCTATTCATAAAGAGAAGGTGGCTAGAAGGGAGATTGGAGTGCTAACTGCCAATAAAGTCACTAACAGACAGTATAAGATCATAGCCCCGGCTAATCCGGAGAAACCTATTAAGTATGTGAGGAAAAGCATTGATTACACAG ctTTGGACGACATCGGGCACGGCGCTCGCTGGAACAGCGCGGGcacgccgcgcgcgcgccgctcgGCCGCGCCGGCGCAGCCGCTGCCCGCGCCCACCACCAAGCCGCCAACGCCGCCCGCTGCTCGCGCGCAACAGCCCAACACTGGCACGCTGGGACGGGGTACACTCG GCAAATCGTCGCGCGAGTACCGCACGCCGCCCGCGGTGGCGCCGCCGCAGGTGCCCTCGCACTACGCTCCCAACtacccgcgccgcccgcccggATACTCGACATTGCCTGTCGCTCAACCACAG GTTGGCATGGTTCACCCGAACCAGCACCAGTCGCCTTCGAACTATTCTCAGCAGGACATGCATTCCAGTATGCCAC cgCCGCCGTCTCCACTGATCGGGTCCGATGGAGAACACAGTCAGCATTCAATGAGTCTTCCTGGACAA CGCGGGTCGGGCTCGctgggcgggcgcggcggctcggtgtcgccgccgctgccgccgccgccgctcgaCGACGAGCTCGCGCACGACGCCTTCGGCCGCCAGCACCACCTCAACGTACGTACACACACAATGTATACTGTAGTGACGTGTTGGCCCCGTTCCCTGCAGCGCGGGTCGGGCTCGctgggcgggcgcggcggctcggtgtcgccgccgctgccgccgccgccgctcgaCGACGAGCTCGCGCACGACGCCTTCGGCCGCCAGCACCACCTCAACGTACGTACACACACAATGTATACTGTAGTGACGTGTTGGCCCCGTTCCCTGCAGCGCGGGTCGGGCTCGctgggcgggcgcggcggctcggtgtcgccgccgctgccgccgccgccgctcgaCGACGAGCTCGCGCACGACGCCTTCGGCCGCCAGCACCACCTCAACGTACGTACACACACAATGTATACTGTAGTGACGTGTTGGCCCCGTTCCCTGCAGCGCGGGTCGGGCTCGctgggcgggcgcggcggctcggtgtcgccgccgctgccgccgccgccgctcgaCGACGAGCTCGCGCACGACGCCTTCGGCCGCCAGCACCACCTCAACGTACGTACACACACAATGTATACTGTAGTGACGTGTTGGCCCCGTTCCCTGCAGCGCGGGTCGGGCTCGctgggcgggcgcggcggctcggtgtcgccgccgctgccgccgccgccgctcgaCGACGAGCTCGCGCACGACGCCTTCGGCCGCCAGCACCACCTCAACGTACGTACACACACAATGTATACTGTAGTGACGTGTTGGCCCCGTTCCCTGCAGCGCGGGTCGGGCTCGCTGGGCGGGCGACACCGGTgtcgccgccgctgccgccgccgccgctcgaCGACGAGCTCGCGCACGACGCCTTCGGCCGCCAGCACCACCTCAACGTACGTACACACACAATGTATACTGTAG